The following DNA comes from Triticum aestivum cultivar Chinese Spring chromosome 3D, IWGSC CS RefSeq v2.1, whole genome shotgun sequence.
TCACACGTGTCATTGGTCCATTTGTAGCATCTTTGTCCTTCTGAGAACTTGGCGGTGAGTTAGGCATGATCATGTCCGTGGAGGCTCATATCATGAACTTTTGAAGAAATAATATCCACAACTATTTTATGAACTATGCGCATGCTAAATAATTATCATTTGGTTAAAGAGGGAATTTACTATTCAGAATAGCATGAAAGCATCTTATTGTGCCACTAAATAATAAAAATGTCCCATTTGCACTATAATATGTTTAAAAGCATGATTGCTTTCTGCCTAGCTATTCTTTTTGTATTTTACTTTGTTGCAGTGCTTAGTGCAGTCGGTGGAATCAAGCAATCAGCAAACTCCTTAACTCAAGGTATACCAGCCATTAAGGCACATCTCGCTGTTTTGCAGAGAAAGTCACATCCATGTCACTATGTTATGTTGGCATTTTATTTGACTCTTTTGATCTCATCAACAGGACAGATTGCTGGCATTGCGATCGGCACTCTGATTGCGCTCTTTCTTGTTCAACGGTTAGGCACAGACAAAGTTGGTTACACATTTGGACCAGTAATCTTGACATGGTTCATCTTAATTGCTGGTATTGGAATTTATAATGTGATCAAGCATGACACTGGAATTCTAAAAGCATTCAACCCAAAATACATCATAGACTATTTCCAAAGAAACGGGAAGGAGGGCTGGATTTCACTTGGAGGTGTTGTTTTATGCATCACAGGTATTTTTATCCCATGAATAACTTCGCAATACACCCCAGTATCGTGGGAATATAGCCACATATTGATCATGAAAACAAGAATAGAAGTCTCTTCTTTACTCCAATGTTTTGAAATGGATATTGTGTAGGAACCGAAGCAATGTTTGCTGATCTTGGTCACTTCAATGTGAGAGCAATTCAGGTAATCAGGCAACTCAACGGCATACTTACTTTttcattattttttattttgaatGCATGAACATAGAGAAGGGAAAATAAATCTTTTTTGAGCTATATCAAACAGTACCGTGAAAAACTACTTTTCTTGATTAATAAAATTATTATCACCTATTCATGCTTCTCAATTTACTCACTTTTTAATATAAAAAGATATCACACTACAGATTGGCTTCTCCGTAGTTCTACTCCCATCAGTGCTGCTGGCTTACATGGGGCAAGCTGCGTATCTTCGCATCTACCCTGAACACGTTGCAGATACATTCTACAAATCGATCCCAGGTGAGTATATAAAAGGACCAGCTAAGAAATGGCACGAGTTAGGCACTGAAAGATTAGCATTTAACAGTGAAGTCACATTTTTGTTATCAGGACCATTATATTGGCCAACATTTGTGGTGGCCGTGGCGGCTGCTATAATTGCAAGCCAGGCTATGATATCTGGTGCCTTCGCAATCATTGCCCAGTCCCAAATTCTTGGATGCTTTCCACGCGTTCGTGTCACCCACACTTCAAATAAGTTTCATGGGCAGGTCTACATCCCCGAGATCAACTATGCATTAATGATCTTATGTGTAGCTGTGACAGCTATTTTCCAAACTACAGACAAGATCGGCAATGCATATGGTAAGGAATGCCTTTACTCTATATAAAGAAAGGAATAAATAATTCATTACCTAAGGATCATTTCAGCTATATGACCGAGATAGATAATGCTTCTGTTATTCCCTTAAGCACCTGCTTCATGAAATTTCTCTTGGTTTTACCTGACCCCTTTATAAATTTTTGTAAGTAGTCCTATGTTGCGCAACTTCAAATAAAAAACACAGATGCACTGAAGTTGCTCTTACCATGATGGTCGCCCTTCACTGTCTGACTAGATTTTGGCAAGCAGTATGTTACTCACTGATATGCTATTAGTGTTACTTCTTAAGCTGCAAAACCAGAAAGAGTGAAATCATCTTATGAACATTATGAATTCAGCAGTTATCTAGTTTCTAGGTAAGATATGACAATGTCTGCATAGCATAACAATTTGATAAAAATATACCAGGTTACTCCATCCTTCTAAATTTCAATGACATTGTGACCTTTTAACTTATTCTTATAAAATCAAAGACGCAACAATAAAAATCCAGTTTTTTATTTTCAGTAATAAAGTATCAGTTGTATGTTATTAAAATATTTGTTGTATTTGCAGGTATTGCTGTCGTCTTTGTGATGTTCATAACAACACTTCTAGTCACACTGGTCATGGCCATGATATGGAAGACAAGCCTGATATGGATTGCACTCTTTCCAATAATATTTGGTGGTGCAGAGCTCACGTACTTATCGTCTGCGTTCTACAAATTTAAAGAAGGTGGCTACTTGCCACTAGGTTTCGCAGCAATTTTGATGCTTATAATGGGCACATGGCACTATGTTCATGTTCACCGGTACAAATATGAGCTCAAGAACAAAGTGTCAAACAACTACGTGGCAGAGTTGGCAACGAAGCGAAACCTTCCTCGGTTTCCGGGAATAGGCGTTCTGTACTCAGAGCTTGTGCAAGGAATCCCACCCATACTCCCTCATTTGGTAGAAAAAGTACCGTCCATCCATTCAGTTCTTGTGATCATCTCAATAAAGTACTTACCAATCAGCAATATAGAAACAAATGAACGGTTCCTCTTTCGGTATGTGGAGCCAAGAGAATACAGGGTATTCCGATGTGTGGTGCGCTATGGTTACAACAATAAAGTAGAAGGTCCAAGAGAGTTCGAGAACTTGCTCATTGGGCACTTGAAGCAATTCATCCATCAAGAATCATTCTACAGCGAAAGCAGTCATTCCCTTGCAGGGGAAGATAACGCGATCGAAGAATCAGGAGATAAAATGGAGCCTTCTGTTGATGTTCAAGATGCAAGGTCGCCGAAAAGGTTTTCAGATGGAACCACTACTTGTCCACCAAACAGGTGCATGGATGAGATAGAGTTTATTCAGAGAGGGATGGATGATGGTGTTGTCCATCTGCTAGGAGAGACTAACGTGGTTGCAGAGCAAAATGCCGGATTAGTGAAGAAAATAATAGTTGACTACGCCTACAATTTCATGAGGAAGAACTTCAGGCAACCAGAGAAGATCACATGCGTCCCTCATAACAGGCTGCTGCGGGTGGGTATGACATATGAGATCTAGAGAGATGCTCAGTGGATTCATCAATCTGAAAATAGCTTCAGTTTTCTCAGTATCAAGTGCCGAAAAGATATGCAGAGGAAGGCGGTGACCTCATAAACAGCCTCCCTGACTGAACAACAGAGGATGGACAGATTTTACGCGTACGTGGTGAAACTGCAGTACATGCGATGGACATTTTTTTACCATATAATATTCATGTTAGGGAAATTATACCTCGTAAGTGTTTGTTAGCAGTAAGTATGCAATCGCTGTTAAACTCCTAGTTTGGCCAACTCTTTGCCTTGCTTAGTATGCGTAGTTGTATACAAAGGTTGTAACCTACCGGCAAAAAGGCAAAGAGAGAATAAATTATGACATTTGCACATTCATCTCAAATTGTGTATACAACATGTTACGGGTTTTTTTGTGGCCCAGAACTTAGCAGTTCAAACGTTTCTATTTCTGAGGCAAGGCAAAGATTTGTCAAACATAACAAAAAGGGGAAGAACTAATTTGCATTTGAGATATTGTACCAGACTACTACCAACCGTGTTATTGTAAGAAATGGAAGGACCCAGGTGTGGGATTCAACAAATGTGTATCAGTTGTCAGCAGACATTGCCTTCTCAGcaaccaaacaaaaaaaattatcatCCTGCTTGATTAGAGGCCGCGAGATACGAGTATACTCAAGCACCAATTTGATATGAAT
Coding sequences within:
- the LOC123076484 gene encoding potassium transporter 5, yielding MAVPLKASGNGAADRGAGNSASGTVKAPSPGRLQGFDSLHMEAERIPGGQSHAAKVGWATTLHLAFQSLGVVYGDMGTSPLYVFSSTFTGGIKDTNDLLGVTSLIIYTLALLPLMKYCFIVLRANDNGDGGTFALYSLISRYARISLIPNQQVEDATVTHYKLESPLNSVKRAHWIKEKMENSPKLKIILFLVTILATSMVIGDGVLTPCISVLSAVGGIKQSANSLTQGQIAGIAIGTLIALFLVQRLGTDKVGYTFGPVILTWFILIAGIGIYNVIKHDTGILKAFNPKYIIDYFQRNGKEGWISLGGVVLCITGTEAMFADLGHFNVRAIQIGFSVVLLPSVLLAYMGQAAYLRIYPEHVADTFYKSIPGPLYWPTFVVAVAAAIIASQAMISGAFAIIAQSQILGCFPRVRVTHTSNKFHGQVYIPEINYALMILCVAVTAIFQTTDKIGNAYGIAVVFVMFITTLLVTLVMAMIWKTSLIWIALFPIIFGGAELTYLSSAFYKFKEGGYLPLGFAAILMLIMGTWHYVHVHRYKYELKNKVSNNYVAELATKRNLPRFPGIGVLYSELVQGIPPILPHLVEKVPSIHSVLVIISIKYLPISNIETNERFLFRYVEPREYRVFRCVVRYGYNNKVEGPREFENLLIGHLKQFIHQESFYSESSHSLAGEDNAIEESGDKMEPSVDVQDARSPKRFSDGTTTCPPNRCMDEIEFIQRGMDDGVVHLLGETNVVAEQNAGLVKKIIVDYAYNFMRKNFRQPEKITCVPHNRLLRVGMTYEI